The following proteins are co-located in the Vigna unguiculata cultivar IT97K-499-35 chromosome 9, ASM411807v1, whole genome shotgun sequence genome:
- the LOC114164048 gene encoding uncharacterized protein LOC114164048, which yields MAKVGKLRNKSQGRKSSPCLLSCARKNMKDVNVKKCSSKASEKKDWEDATCSVCMEVPHNAILLLCSSYDKGCRPYMCATSHRYSNCFEQYKKAYTKATSVQSLQLEANNSNLDLSAGESKDNTEVPELLCPLCRRQVKGWTVVEAARKSLNAKKRSCMQDDCSFVGNYKELRKHVKSKHPFARPREVDPIKEEKWKRFECERERNDVISTILSSTPGAMVLGDYVLEPNDHAFYSDEYDSDDEYLEDDFFSVRSIGLGRTGHFLPNIRYNQDRAGDSFDVDRFGFQSVASAGSAAVSGRRLHRILIGRSRRRRRHRIATARR from the coding sequence ATGGCTAAAGTTGGTAAGTTGCGGAACAAGTCTCAAGGTCGGAAGTCATCACCATGTCTTTTGTCTTGtgcaagaaaaaatatgaaagatgtTAATGTAAAGAAGTGCTCTTCTAAAGCATCGGAGAAGAAAGATTGGGAAGATGCAACCTGCTCTGTATGTATGGAGGTCCCTCACAATGCCATTCTCCTGCTTTGTTCGTCTTATGACAAGGGTTGTCGCCCTTATATGTGTGCTACAAGTCATCGCTATTCAAACTGTTTTGAACAATATAAAAAAGCATATACTAAAGCAACATCTGTTCAAAGTTTGCAGTTAGAAGCAAACAATTCAAATCTTGATTTAAGCGCAGGTGAATCTAAAGACAACACTGAAGTTCCTGAGCTTCTTTGCCCCCTTTGTCGCCGACAGGTGAAAGGTTGGACAGTGGTTGAAGCCGCAAGGAAGTCTCTGAATGCCAAGAAAAGAAGTTGCATGCAGGATGACTGCTCTTTTGTGGGGAATTACAAGGAGCTTAGGAAACATGTTAAGTCTAAGCATCCATTTGCACGACCCCGAGAAGTGGACccaataaaagaagaaaaatggaaGAGGTTTGAGTGTGAAAGAGAACGAAATGATGTTATTAGCACAATTTTATCTTCAACACCAGGGGCTATGGTACTGGGGGATTATGTGCTGGAGCCAAATGACCATGCCTTTTATAGTGATGAGTATGACTCAGACGATGAATATCTAGAGGATGATTTTTTCTCAGTTAGGTCCATTGGCTTGGGGAGAACTGGCCACTTTTTGCCGAACATTAGATATAATCAGGATCGTGCTGGAGATTCTTTCGATGTTGATCGCTTTGGTTTTCAGAGTGTGGCATCTGCAGGTTCTGCTGCTGTGTCTGGACGTAGACTCCACAGGATACTGATAGGAAGGTCTAGAAGACGACGGAGACATAGGATAGCAACTGCGAGAAGGTAA
- the LOC114163058 gene encoding mitogen-activated protein kinase kinase kinase 1-like yields the protein MHHLSRIFEHRNRTKAMDRKNPRRKPKLERRNALKYSEYDAGSSTSDEALYTRSMEFYDRTSFRIEGVEGEFDRICRSLGLSGPEDFSIPAAAWEAMKFRSSSDILPRLNLENLDIPEEEEEDEEEEEVPKVNEERIVKPPEDSEFSEKLGDGVRVLEADESSTGIKGARPPMLKPPPGVRVQMVDDSSCSTWDLLRDLAPIGEGLSLKHSEHTREVENDAPLGGVEREVSEKEEGEVDRASPKREEEENVDNAARIAEIVAGLSESCSFSTSNEDDSSSSTTDHTSNNISPQGRIKRIITAGSWQKGEFLGGGSFGTVYEGISDDGFFFAVKEVSLLDQGTQGKQSVYQLEQEIALLSQFEHENIVQYYGTEMDESKLYIFLEFVTKGSLRSLYQKYTLRDSQVSAYTRQILHGMKYLHDRNVVHRDIKCANILVDASGSVKLADFGLAKATKMNDVKSMKGTAFWMAPEVVKGKNKGYGLPADIWSLGCTVLEMLTGQLPYCDLEWMQALFKIGKGVPPSIPDSLSRDATDFILQCLQVNPNDRPTAAQLLNHSFVQRPLSQTSGSSFPHVLGRKG from the exons ATGCATCACCTATCTCGGATTTTTGAGCACCGCAACCGCACCAAGGCCATGGATCGCAAAAACCCGCGGAGGAAGCCCAAGCTCGAGCGCCGCAACGCTCTCAAGTACTCTGAATACGACGCCGGATCGTCTACCTCCGACGAAGCACTCTACACGCGCTCTATGGAGTTTTACGACCGCACCAGCTTCCGAATCGAGGGCGTCGAGGGAGAGTTCGATCGAATTTGCCGGAGTTTGGGCCTCTCCGGCCCAGAAGACTTCTCTATTCCCGCTGCGGCCTGGGAAGCCATGAAGTTTCGTTCCTCTTCGGATATCCTCCCGAGACTGAATCTCGAAAACCTCGATATTCccgaggaagaggaagaggacgaagaagaagaagaagtaccGAAGGTAAACGAGGAGAGAATAGTAAAACCACCAGAGGATAGTGAATTTAGTGAAAAATTAGGAGAtggggttagggttttggagGCAGATGAGTCGAGCACTGGTATTAAGGGTGCTCGTCCACCGATGCTGAAGCCGCCGCCGGGGGTGAGAGTTCAGATGGTGGATGATAGCTCGTGTTCCACGTGGGACCTTTTGAGGGATTTGGCTCCGATTGGTGAAGGGTTATCGTTGAAGCACTCCGAGCATACGAGGGAAGTAGAGAATGATGCACCGCTAGGGGGAGTAGAGAGGGAGGTATCGGAGAAAGAAGAAGGGGAAGTGGATAGAGCGAGCCCGAAGAGGGAAGAGGAAGAGAATGTGGATAATGCAGCGAGGATTGCGGAGATCGTGGCTGGGCTTTCGGAATCATGTTCGTTTTCCACGTCGAACGAAGATGATTCTTCTAGTAGTACCACGGATCATACCTCCAACAATATTTCTCCGCAAGGGAGAATCAAGCGGATTATTACCGCCGGAAGTTGGCAGAAGGGTGAGTTTCTTGGGGGTGGCTCGTTTGGCACCGTTTATGAAGGAATTTCTGA TGATGGCTTCTTTTTCGCTGTAAAAGAAGTTTCATTGCTCGATCAGGGGACTCAGGGAAAGCAAAGTGTATATCAACTGGAGCAG GAAATAGCACTTTTGAGTCAGTTTGAGCATGAAAATATTGTTCAATACTATGGCACAGAAATG GATGAATCAAAGCTGTACATCTTTCTTGAGTTTGTAACCAAAGGTTCCCTTAGAAGCCTCTACCAAAAGTATACTCTTCGAGATTCCCAAGTATCTGCCTATACAAGACAGATTCTGCATGGTATGAAGTATCTTCATGATCGAAATGTGGTTCACAG GGATATCAAATGTGCAAATATATTGGTGGATGCAAGCGGATCTGTCAAGCTTGCAGATTTTGGATTGGCCAAG GCAACCAAAATGAATGACGTTAAATCAATGAAGGGTACAGCATTCTGGATGGCCCCGGAG GTTGTGAAAGGAAAGAACAAGGGTTATGGGCTTCCAGCTGATATATGGAGTCTGGGATGCACTGTACTGGAGATGTTAACAGGCCAACTTCCGTACTGTGATTTGGAATGG ATGCAGGCAttatttaaaattggaaaaggTGTACCACCATCTATTCCTGACTCCCTTTCGAGAGATGCAACCGATTTTATCCTGCAGTGCCTTCAAGTTAATCCAAATGATCGTCCCACCGCTGCTCAACTTCTAAACCATTCATTTGTCCAAAGGCCACTTTCTCAGACCTCTGGTTCTTCGTTTCCTCATGTTCTTGGCCGGAAGGGTTAA